One part of the Brevundimonas sp. NIBR11 genome encodes these proteins:
- the leuB gene encoding 3-isopropylmalate dehydrogenase, with amino-acid sequence MPNTQTYNIVLLPGDGVGPEVTTAARDVLRVIGDFYGHRFAFAEHLIGGAGIDATGDPLPPETTAACLAADGVLLGAVGGPKWDGGTRRPEEGLLGIRKAMGLFANLRPLQVSPVLAHRSPLKKEIVEGVDLIVFRELTGGVYFGEKTRADSMASDLCIYTVPEIERVARAAFKTALQRRGKVTSVDKANVMETSRLWREVVTRIHAEEFPQVQLEHALVDSMAMHLIRKPRDYDVILTENMFGDILSDEISVLGGSIGLLPSASLGESGPGLFEPIHGSAPDIAGQDLANPVGAILSAAMMLRHSLNLEDEASSIEAAVAAVLAAGATTADLGGDLGTRAAGEAIIDAIKAIHWAAAHRVQMHWG; translated from the coding sequence ATGCCCAATACCCAGACCTACAACATCGTCCTGTTGCCCGGTGACGGCGTCGGTCCCGAGGTCACCACGGCTGCCCGAGACGTGCTGCGCGTCATCGGCGACTTCTATGGACACCGGTTCGCGTTCGCCGAGCACCTGATCGGCGGCGCGGGCATTGACGCGACCGGCGATCCCCTGCCGCCCGAGACGACGGCGGCCTGTCTGGCGGCGGACGGGGTCCTGCTGGGCGCGGTCGGCGGGCCGAAATGGGATGGCGGAACGCGTCGTCCGGAAGAGGGCCTGCTGGGCATCCGCAAGGCCATGGGGCTGTTCGCCAACCTGCGCCCGCTGCAGGTTTCTCCGGTCCTGGCGCACCGTTCGCCGCTGAAGAAAGAGATCGTCGAGGGCGTCGATCTGATCGTGTTCCGCGAGCTGACCGGCGGCGTCTATTTCGGGGAGAAGACCCGCGCCGACAGCATGGCCTCGGACCTGTGCATCTATACGGTCCCGGAGATCGAGCGCGTCGCCCGCGCCGCCTTCAAGACCGCCCTGCAACGGCGCGGCAAGGTGACCTCGGTCGACAAGGCCAATGTCATGGAAACCAGCCGCCTGTGGCGCGAGGTCGTGACCCGCATCCACGCCGAGGAATTCCCGCAGGTCCAGTTGGAGCATGCCCTGGTCGATTCCATGGCCATGCACCTGATCCGAAAGCCGCGCGACTACGATGTCATCCTGACGGAGAACATGTTCGGCGACATCCTGTCGGACGAGATCTCGGTGCTGGGCGGATCCATCGGCCTGTTGCCGTCCGCATCGCTGGGGGAGTCGGGCCCGGGCCTGTTCGAGCCCATCCATGGCTCGGCGCCGGATATCGCGGGTCAGGACCTGGCCAACCCTGTCGGGGCAATTCTGTCGGCCGCGATGATGCTGCGTCACAGTCTGAATCTTGAAGACGAAGCCTCGTCGATAGAAGCGGCGGTCGCGGCGGTTCTGGCCGCCGGCGCCACAACCGCCGACCTGGGCGGAGACCTGGGTACGCGCGCGGCAGGCGAGGCGATCATCGACGCCATCAAGGCCATCCACTGGGCCGCCGCCCATCGGGTGCAAATGCACTGGGGTTAA
- a CDS encoding glucose/galactose MFS transporter: MTDATTTPAKGTGLAFAYVTTLFFAWGFATSLIDPLVAAVRGVFELSFTEALLTQFAWFTAYGVFALPAAFVLARLGYARSIVGALGVMVLGALIVPLSTILDFYPGVLIALFVIGGGVTLLQVAANPLAASLGSEKGSHFRLVLSQAFNSLGTVVGPLLGATVMLSGGIFVAGGVTALGSFSALILLGLGVVFGLVAGALLGGLRRDLKGWIPLGAAIGLAVGWLIFLQNYIGGLAPSLSPAAPVEAATPVLDPTLRAQTLANIDTVFIGLAIFFALLGGFIWLIRSKLSTSASTEKGASPFEALKSKWAIFGAIGIFIYVGSEVAIGSLMTNFLEARSILSLSPADAGRLVALYWAGALMGRFAGSALLTRIPAAPLLAVFTTVAAVLCLVVTQTGGATAAFAALAVGLFNSIMFPAIFTLTLERSTAPASATSGLLVFGIIGGAVLPLVAGRVADMAGTINPAFFVPLAGYVLLVVFAVAASRAPVHAIGAAPKTGGH, translated from the coding sequence ATGACCGACGCCACGACCACCCCCGCCAAAGGCACGGGTCTCGCCTTCGCCTATGTGACGACCCTGTTCTTCGCCTGGGGATTCGCCACCTCGCTGATCGACCCGCTGGTCGCGGCGGTCCGCGGCGTGTTCGAGCTGAGTTTCACCGAGGCCCTGCTGACACAGTTCGCCTGGTTCACGGCCTATGGCGTCTTCGCCCTGCCTGCCGCCTTTGTCCTGGCGCGACTGGGCTATGCGCGATCGATCGTAGGGGCGTTGGGCGTCATGGTGCTGGGGGCATTGATCGTGCCGCTGTCGACCATTCTCGACTTCTATCCCGGCGTGCTGATCGCCCTGTTCGTGATCGGGGGCGGGGTGACCCTGCTGCAGGTCGCGGCCAATCCGCTGGCCGCAAGCCTCGGTTCGGAGAAGGGCTCGCACTTCCGGCTGGTTCTGTCTCAGGCGTTCAACTCCCTGGGCACGGTGGTTGGACCGCTGCTGGGCGCCACGGTCATGCTGTCGGGCGGCATCTTCGTCGCGGGCGGGGTGACGGCGCTGGGGTCGTTCAGCGCCCTGATCCTGCTGGGCCTCGGCGTGGTCTTTGGCCTGGTCGCCGGCGCCCTGCTGGGCGGTCTGCGTCGTGATCTGAAGGGCTGGATCCCGCTGGGCGCCGCGATCGGTCTGGCGGTCGGCTGGCTGATTTTCCTGCAGAACTACATCGGCGGCCTGGCGCCGTCCCTCTCGCCCGCCGCTCCGGTCGAAGCCGCGACGCCGGTGCTGGATCCGACGCTGCGCGCCCAGACCCTGGCCAACATCGACACCGTCTTCATCGGCCTGGCCATCTTCTTCGCCCTTCTGGGCGGCTTCATCTGGCTGATCCGTTCCAAGCTTTCCACCTCGGCGTCGACTGAGAAGGGGGCCTCGCCCTTCGAAGCTCTCAAGTCGAAATGGGCGATCTTCGGCGCCATCGGCATCTTCATCTACGTCGGGTCCGAAGTGGCCATCGGCAGTCTGATGACCAACTTCCTCGAAGCCCGGAGCATTCTCAGCCTTTCGCCCGCCGACGCCGGTCGTCTGGTCGCCCTCTACTGGGCCGGCGCCCTGATGGGGCGGTTCGCGGGCAGCGCGCTGTTGACCCGCATTCCTGCCGCCCCCCTGCTGGCCGTCTTCACGACCGTGGCGGCGGTGCTCTGCCTGGTGGTCACCCAGACAGGCGGGGCGACAGCGGCCTTCGCCGCCCTGGCCGTCGGCCTGTTCAACTCGATCATGTTCCCGGCGATCTTCACCCTGACGCTGGAGCGTTCGACAGCGCCGGCCTCCGCGACCTCGGGGCTTCTGGTATTCGGCATCATCGGCGGGGCGGTCCTGCCGCTCGTCGCGGGTCGGGTGGCGGACATGGCCGGAACGATCAATCCGGCGTTCTTCGTGCCGCTGGCGGGTTATGTGCTGCTGGTGGTGTTCGCGGTCGCCGCCTCGCGCGCGCCGGTGCATGCGATCGGCGCAGCCCCGAAGACGGGCGGGCACTAG
- a CDS encoding YjfI family protein, protein MDAVIETAWTVPAVKAALEETSLVREGELTARVLEGADPVLLVTMHEYGDLPIYLSVGGAQIVCSVLLWPVSEQSDTARFNEFLLKAQRVVPLSNFAITTVGDQDVYELMGELSSKTTLQTILIELRTLAENAIDATSLRDTFAA, encoded by the coding sequence ATGGACGCCGTCATCGAAACCGCCTGGACCGTTCCCGCCGTGAAGGCGGCGCTGGAGGAGACCTCGCTCGTCCGCGAGGGCGAGCTGACCGCCCGGGTGCTGGAGGGGGCCGATCCGGTGCTGCTCGTCACCATGCACGAATACGGCGATCTGCCGATCTACCTTTCGGTCGGCGGCGCCCAGATCGTCTGTTCGGTTCTGCTGTGGCCCGTGTCGGAGCAGTCGGACACCGCCCGGTTCAACGAGTTCCTGCTGAAGGCCCAGCGCGTGGTGCCCCTGTCGAACTTCGCCATCACCACGGTCGGGGATCAGGACGTCTACGAGCTGATGGGCGAGCTGTCGTCCAAGACGACGCTTCAGACTATCCTGATCGAACTGCGGACCCTGGCCGAGAACGCCATCGATGCGACGTCCCTGCGCGACACTTTCGCCGCCTGA
- a CDS encoding YjfK family protein produces MFKRLFGGQPAAEPANRLAVVRNITVGRTVSLDPLAWRRLQPETVFNLDTDALEITAQGTIVLDGGQTVHRFYTDEHVMLQAMSDDATGAEAYDFSLFIPWTSAYPPGERERRLWRDRLSEPVFDGTPEEVGVWPRFWFAESDARQPPVTMWESLWDDRTATVPYGRIFQTCMLYARELAGGRELMLALEMEPEKAPGKSADISHEIMVGIPLEVGEFTA; encoded by the coding sequence ATGTTCAAGCGTCTCTTCGGCGGACAGCCTGCTGCGGAACCGGCCAATCGGCTGGCGGTGGTGAGGAACATCACCGTGGGCCGGACCGTGTCGCTGGACCCTCTGGCATGGCGCCGCCTGCAGCCGGAGACGGTGTTCAATCTCGACACCGACGCGCTGGAGATCACGGCGCAAGGGACGATCGTATTGGACGGCGGCCAGACTGTGCACCGGTTCTATACCGACGAGCACGTCATGCTTCAGGCCATGAGCGACGATGCGACGGGGGCCGAGGCCTATGACTTCTCCCTCTTCATCCCCTGGACCAGCGCCTATCCGCCTGGCGAGCGCGAGCGCCGCCTCTGGCGCGACCGCCTGTCGGAGCCGGTCTTCGACGGCACGCCGGAAGAGGTCGGGGTCTGGCCGCGTTTCTGGTTCGCCGAAAGCGATGCACGGCAGCCGCCGGTGACGATGTGGGAGTCCCTCTGGGACGACCGCACGGCGACCGTTCCCTACGGCCGGATCTTCCAGACCTGCATGCTCTACGCGCGCGAACTGGCGGGCGGACGCGAGCTGATGCTGGCGCTGGAGATGGAGCCCGAAAAGGCCCCCGGAAAATCCGCCGACATCTCGCACGAGATCATGGTCGGCATCCCCCTGGAAGTCGGCGAGTTCACGGCGTGA
- a CDS encoding TorF family putative porin: MRSHAFCVAMAAALSTLTAAGATAAQDIDVAFNAALTSDYVFRGVSQTSEDPALQVGVDLTNGGFYVGAWASNVDFGDDTDAEIDLYGGYRTEVEGFAVDFGIVGYTYVNSPSIPDAGYGYVEFKAAASRAIGPVTAGAAVYYSPDFFGFDDEATYVEGNVAFAPADKWTVSGAIGKQFLDFSDDYTTWNVGVGYALTDNLVADFRYHDTDVENSDLYDGRVVGTIKVLF; the protein is encoded by the coding sequence ATGAGATCACATGCCTTCTGCGTGGCGATGGCTGCCGCCCTTTCCACGCTCACGGCCGCCGGCGCGACGGCCGCCCAGGACATCGACGTCGCCTTCAACGCGGCGCTGACATCCGACTACGTGTTCCGAGGCGTCAGCCAGACGAGCGAGGATCCGGCGCTGCAAGTCGGCGTCGATCTCACGAACGGCGGCTTCTACGTCGGGGCGTGGGCCTCCAACGTCGATTTCGGCGACGACACGGACGCCGAAATCGACCTCTATGGCGGCTATCGCACCGAGGTCGAGGGCTTCGCGGTCGACTTCGGGATTGTGGGATACACCTACGTCAACTCGCCTTCGATCCCCGACGCAGGTTATGGCTATGTCGAGTTCAAGGCCGCAGCCTCGCGGGCGATCGGCCCGGTCACCGCCGGAGCCGCGGTCTACTATTCGCCCGACTTCTTCGGCTTCGATGACGAAGCCACCTACGTCGAAGGCAATGTGGCGTTCGCTCCGGCCGACAAGTGGACGGTCTCGGGCGCAATCGGCAAACAGTTCCTGGACTTCAGCGACGACTACACGACCTGGAACGTCGGCGTCGGCTATGCTCTCACCGACAATCTCGTGGCCGATTTTCGCTATCACGACACCGACGTTGAAAACTCCGACCTCTACGACGGCCGCGTCGTAGGCACGATCAAGGTCCTCTTCTAA
- a CDS encoding alpha-glucosidase — MTTPFPPPVPEPGPEWWRGAVMYQIYPRSFADTNGDGIGDLPGITARLDHVASLGVDGIWLSPFFTSPMKDFGYDVSDYVGVDPIFGTIDDFDRLITRAHVLGLKVIIDQVYAHTSDEHAWFQESRRSRTDPKADWYVWADAKPEGSPPSNWQSVFGGPAWTWDARRGQYFMHNFLASQPQLNTALPEVQDALLDAARFWLDRGVDGFRCDALNFAMHDPALTDNPADQRPGKRTRPFDFQRHDHNQSQPGILDFVGRLRRLTDSYDGDRFLLAEVVGEKANEEMKAYTAPGRMHSAYGFLYLYADRLTPELVVQGPALWSGAPGEGWPSWSFSNHDAPRAVSRWAEGRDSKAYAEMALLLLICLRGDVFLYQGEELGLPQAEVPFERLVDPEAIANWPETLGRDGARTPIPWKATADFAGFSTVEPWLPIDPRHRDLAADAQDADPASTLHLARRIIALRRAHPALRLGSMTVREATADLLVFERVFEGETLLCVFNLGHAGLDWTAPSGWSVVEAVNAPDPNAGWLAPMAGLILSRD; from the coding sequence ATGACCACGCCCTTCCCCCCTCCCGTTCCAGAACCCGGCCCCGAATGGTGGCGGGGTGCGGTGATGTATCAGATCTATCCCCGCTCCTTCGCTGACACCAACGGCGACGGTATCGGCGACTTGCCGGGGATCACCGCGCGTCTGGACCACGTCGCCTCGCTGGGCGTGGACGGTATCTGGCTGTCGCCCTTCTTCACCTCGCCGATGAAGGACTTCGGCTACGACGTTTCCGACTATGTCGGGGTCGACCCGATCTTCGGCACGATCGACGATTTCGATCGACTGATCACCCGCGCCCACGTGCTCGGTCTGAAGGTCATCATCGATCAGGTCTACGCCCACACCTCCGACGAGCACGCCTGGTTCCAGGAGAGCCGACGCAGCCGGACCGACCCGAAGGCGGACTGGTACGTCTGGGCCGACGCCAAGCCGGAGGGATCGCCGCCGTCGAACTGGCAGTCAGTGTTCGGGGGCCCGGCCTGGACCTGGGACGCGCGGCGCGGCCAGTACTTCATGCACAACTTCCTGGCCTCACAGCCGCAGCTGAACACGGCCCTGCCGGAGGTTCAGGACGCGCTCCTGGACGCCGCGCGGTTCTGGCTGGATCGCGGCGTGGACGGCTTCCGCTGCGACGCCCTGAACTTCGCCATGCACGACCCGGCCTTGACCGACAATCCGGCCGACCAGCGCCCCGGCAAGCGGACACGGCCGTTCGACTTCCAGCGCCACGACCACAACCAGTCCCAGCCCGGCATTCTGGATTTCGTCGGCCGCCTGCGTCGCCTGACCGACAGCTACGACGGCGACCGCTTCCTGCTGGCCGAGGTGGTGGGCGAGAAGGCGAACGAGGAGATGAAGGCCTATACCGCGCCGGGCCGGATGCATTCGGCCTACGGCTTCCTTTATCTCTACGCCGACCGGCTGACGCCCGAACTTGTGGTGCAGGGGCCCGCCCTGTGGTCGGGCGCACCAGGCGAGGGTTGGCCGTCGTGGAGCTTCTCCAACCACGACGCGCCGCGCGCGGTGTCGCGCTGGGCCGAGGGGAGGGATTCCAAGGCCTATGCCGAAATGGCCCTGCTGCTGCTGATCTGTCTGCGCGGCGACGTCTTCCTGTACCAGGGGGAGGAGTTGGGCCTGCCGCAGGCCGAGGTGCCGTTCGAACGCCTGGTCGATCCCGAAGCCATCGCCAACTGGCCCGAAACCCTGGGGCGCGACGGCGCCCGCACGCCGATCCCGTGGAAGGCGACGGCCGATTTCGCGGGGTTCTCGACCGTCGAGCCCTGGCTGCCGATCGATCCGCGTCACCGCGATCTGGCGGCGGACGCCCAAGACGCCGACCCCGCCTCGACCTTGCATCTGGCCCGCCGGATCATCGCTCTGCGCCGCGCCCATCCCGCCCTTCGGCTGGGGTCGATGACGGTGCGTGAAGCGACGGCAGACCTGCTGGTTTTCGAACGGGTCTTCGAGGGCGAGACCCTGCTGTGCGTCTTCAACCTGGGCCACGCCGGCCTCGACTGGACCGCGCCGTCGGGGTGGTCGGTGGTCGAGGCGGTGAACGCGCCCGACCCGAACGCCGGCTGGCTCGCGCCCATGGCCGGGCTGATCCTGTCGCGCGACTAG
- a CDS encoding DUF350 domain-containing protein, protein MDWFAFQTGATAFVIAFAAAGVFTLAFKLIYQWVTPYHERTLIRDGNPAAAIALGGALIGYVLPLASALSHTVSLTEFAAWATLAGVIQIVVFVIVSKLAFKNLAERIEKGEVASSIYLASISICVGLLNAACMTT, encoded by the coding sequence ATGGACTGGTTCGCATTCCAGACGGGGGCCACGGCCTTCGTCATCGCCTTCGCCGCGGCGGGCGTCTTCACCTTGGCCTTCAAGCTGATCTACCAGTGGGTGACCCCGTACCATGAGCGAACCCTGATCCGGGACGGCAACCCAGCGGCGGCCATCGCCCTGGGCGGCGCCCTGATCGGCTATGTCCTTCCGCTGGCTTCAGCCCTGTCGCACACGGTCAGCCTGACGGAGTTCGCCGCCTGGGCGACCCTGGCCGGCGTCATCCAGATCGTGGTCTTCGTCATCGTGTCAAAGCTGGCCTTCAAAAACCTGGCCGAGCGGATCGAGAAGGGCGAGGTCGCCTCGTCCATCTATCTGGCCTCGATTTCCATCTGCGTCGGCTTGCTGAACGCCGCCTGCATGACAACGTGA
- a CDS encoding ammonium transporter, translating into MSQLLNRLPGLLALICLTIGLFCAGGAFAQDAAPTPPIAEVAAPAAVEASGSGAAATTVAAAEEAAAPAEEAAASPLLGHQAALELDAAGTSWLGVSTALVLLMTLPGLALFYGGMVRKKNVIATITQSVGVFAVVTLVWFIAGYSIAFSANGNEALQPYVGGFDALFLDGVTLQTANSLLPGIPEFLFISFQMTFAIITPALITGAFAERFKYSALLLFTALWSLLIYAPICHWVWGGGFLGGAGVLDFAGGAVVHVNSGVAGLVCAIFLGRRKGYGIEPINPHNPVLTMIGASLLLVGWIGFNAGSAGAANELMGVALLNTILAAAAAALTWKIVEVIEKKKVSLIGMLSGVVAGLVAITPAAGFVDPKGAVIIGLIAGPVCYISSVWIKKLLRYDDSLDAFGIHGAGGLIGALLTGVFASSAINSLGEGANIPTQALGLAWTIAYSAVGTFVILIICKFTTGLRVTDAQEAEGLDTTLHGEALEH; encoded by the coding sequence ATGTCGCAGCTGCTTAACCGTCTACCAGGCCTTCTGGCCCTTATCTGTCTAACCATCGGCCTGTTCTGCGCGGGCGGAGCCTTCGCGCAGGACGCCGCTCCCACGCCGCCCATAGCCGAGGTCGCCGCCCCCGCTGCCGTCGAAGCCTCGGGCTCTGGCGCCGCCGCCACCACCGTCGCCGCCGCTGAAGAAGCCGCCGCCCCCGCCGAGGAGGCGGCGGCTTCTCCGCTTCTGGGTCACCAGGCGGCGCTTGAGCTCGACGCGGCGGGGACCAGCTGGCTGGGGGTCTCCACCGCCCTCGTCCTGTTGATGACCCTGCCAGGCCTGGCGCTGTTCTACGGCGGCATGGTCCGCAAGAAGAACGTCATCGCCACCATCACCCAGTCGGTCGGCGTCTTCGCCGTGGTGACCCTGGTGTGGTTCATCGCTGGCTATTCGATCGCCTTCAGCGCCAACGGCAACGAGGCGCTCCAGCCCTATGTCGGCGGCTTCGACGCCCTGTTCCTGGACGGGGTGACGCTGCAGACCGCCAACAGTCTGCTGCCAGGCATTCCGGAGTTCCTGTTCATCTCCTTCCAGATGACGTTCGCCATCATCACCCCGGCCCTGATCACCGGCGCCTTCGCCGAGCGGTTCAAATATTCGGCCCTGCTGCTCTTTACCGCCCTTTGGTCGCTCCTGATCTATGCACCAATCTGCCACTGGGTGTGGGGCGGCGGTTTCCTCGGCGGCGCCGGGGTGCTGGACTTCGCCGGCGGCGCGGTCGTGCACGTCAACTCGGGTGTGGCCGGTCTGGTCTGCGCCATCTTCCTGGGTCGCCGCAAAGGGTATGGGATTGAACCGATCAACCCGCACAATCCGGTCCTGACCATGATCGGCGCCTCTTTGCTGCTCGTGGGCTGGATCGGCTTCAACGCAGGCTCGGCGGGCGCGGCCAACGAGCTCATGGGCGTGGCTCTGCTCAATACCATTCTGGCCGCCGCAGCCGCCGCCCTGACCTGGAAGATCGTCGAGGTCATCGAGAAGAAGAAGGTCTCGCTGATCGGCATGCTCAGTGGCGTCGTCGCCGGTCTGGTCGCCATCACCCCGGCAGCCGGTTTTGTCGATCCCAAGGGCGCGGTCATCATCGGCCTGATCGCCGGACCGGTCTGCTACATCTCTTCGGTGTGGATCAAGAAGCTGCTCCGCTACGACGACTCGCTGGACGCCTTCGGCATCCACGGTGCAGGCGGCCTCATCGGCGCGCTTCTGACCGGCGTGTTCGCCTCGAGCGCGATCAACAGCCTGGGCGAAGGCGCCAACATCCCCACCCAGGCCCTGGGCCTGGCCTGGACGATCGCCTATTCGGCCGTCGGCACCTTCGTCATCCTGATCATCTGCAAGTTCACGACGGGCCTGCGCGTGACGGATGCCCAGGAGGCCGAAGGTCTGGACACCACCCTCCACGGCGAGGCCCTGGAACACTGA
- a CDS encoding DUF1190 domain-containing protein, whose amino-acid sequence MSDTPSPAAQETTTIRRMKRSKTLQITSLMATASFSLAACGAPQVAVPEPEPALAYTSLDECKAANDITDAECDAADANARAQAAETAPRYATQSECEGQWGPDQCRPNQQGGGSFFTPLLTGFVIGQLLNGGGYRGGGALYRDRDGNYQNGYGGGYLSRDYRTGRQVANGRDYGTDVARQAPSRVQSRTTVVSRGGFGGGGRGYGG is encoded by the coding sequence ATGAGTGACACCCCCTCCCCCGCCGCGCAAGAAACGACGACCATCCGCCGGATGAAGCGGTCGAAGACGCTTCAGATCACCAGTCTGATGGCGACGGCCTCCTTCTCCCTGGCCGCCTGTGGTGCGCCCCAGGTCGCCGTGCCCGAGCCGGAACCCGCCCTGGCCTATACCTCGCTGGACGAGTGCAAGGCGGCCAACGACATCACCGACGCCGAGTGCGACGCCGCCGACGCCAATGCCCGAGCCCAGGCCGCTGAGACCGCCCCCCGCTATGCGACCCAGTCGGAATGCGAAGGCCAGTGGGGTCCGGATCAGTGCCGTCCGAACCAGCAGGGCGGCGGCTCGTTCTTCACCCCGCTTCTGACCGGCTTCGTCATCGGCCAGTTGCTGAACGGCGGCGGCTATCGCGGCGGCGGCGCCCTGTATCGCGACCGCGACGGCAACTACCAGAACGGCTACGGCGGCGGCTATCTGAGCCGCGACTACCGCACGGGGCGTCAGGTCGCCAACGGCCGCGACTACGGGACCGACGTCGCGCGTCAGGCCCCGAGCCGCGTGCAGAGCCGCACCACCGTCGTCTCGCGCGGCGGCTTCGGCGGCGGCGGCCGGGGTTACGGGGGCTGA
- a CDS encoding PspA/IM30 family protein, protein MSMLSKLSALFRGTAHDAAQSVVDQNALKILDQEIRDADTAQGKARDDLAGLVARRRMAENELTSFRDQIAKYESSARSALGQGKTDLAREVAVRIAELESEIGTRGPLIEGMKEAETRLRTAIASTDQKIETLRREIDIVKVNESVQRAQTSVALQSAGAHSRIGSAADSLQRIKQRQAVQEERLRVGQEFEDKRTGADLDAKLKEAGILPGHSSADDVLARLTQSDVTVVTPRIGQGTPGEKEPG, encoded by the coding sequence ATGTCCATGCTGTCCAAACTCTCCGCCCTGTTCCGCGGTACGGCCCATGATGCGGCCCAGTCCGTCGTCGACCAGAACGCCCTGAAGATTCTCGACCAGGAAATCCGCGACGCCGACACCGCCCAGGGCAAGGCCCGCGACGACCTCGCGGGCCTCGTCGCTCGCCGCCGCATGGCCGAGAACGAGCTGACCTCCTTTCGCGACCAGATCGCCAAATACGAAAGCTCGGCCCGCTCTGCCCTCGGTCAGGGCAAGACCGATCTCGCCCGCGAGGTGGCCGTTCGCATCGCCGAGCTGGAGTCCGAGATCGGCACGCGCGGCCCGCTGATCGAGGGCATGAAGGAGGCGGAGACCCGCCTGCGCACCGCCATCGCCTCGACCGACCAGAAGATCGAGACCCTGCGTCGCGAAATCGACATCGTGAAGGTCAACGAGAGCGTCCAGCGCGCCCAGACCTCCGTCGCCCTGCAATCGGCCGGCGCCCATTCACGCATCGGCTCGGCCGCCGACAGTCTGCAACGCATCAAGCAGCGCCAGGCGGTGCAGGAGGAACGGCTGCGCGTCGGCCAGGAGTTCGAAGACAAGCGCACCGGCGCCGACCTCGACGCCAAGCTGAAGGAGGCGGGCATCCTGCCGGGCCACTCCTCGGCCGACGACGTTCTGGCCCGCCTGACGCAATCGGATGTGACGGTTGTGACGCCGCGCATCGGCCAAGGGACGCCGGGCGAGAAAGAGCCGGGCTGA
- the leuD gene encoding 3-isopropylmalate dehydratase small subunit codes for MPEPLKVLQSRTLVLTQANIDTDQIIPARFLTTTETTGLGAKAFYDWRYEADGSARPEAVLNRIDPSEHRILVAGDNFGCGSSREHAPWALYDYGFRAVISTSIADIFTSNALKNGFLPVVVDQATWDDLVADPEQVVTIDLEAEEVRRGNHAPVPFAVEPFARQCLLDGVDTLGWLMKSMPAIESYEQAHSPEPA; via the coding sequence ATGCCTGAGCCTTTGAAAGTGCTGCAGTCGCGGACCCTGGTCCTGACCCAGGCCAATATCGACACCGACCAGATCATCCCGGCCCGCTTCCTGACGACGACCGAGACGACGGGTCTGGGGGCCAAGGCCTTCTACGACTGGCGCTACGAAGCGGATGGCTCCGCGCGGCCGGAAGCCGTGCTGAACCGTATCGATCCGAGCGAGCATCGCATCCTGGTCGCTGGCGACAATTTCGGCTGTGGCTCGTCGCGCGAGCATGCGCCATGGGCCCTGTATGATTACGGTTTCCGGGCGGTGATCTCTACGTCGATCGCCGACATCTTCACGTCGAACGCGCTCAAGAACGGCTTCCTGCCCGTGGTCGTCGATCAGGCGACATGGGACGATCTGGTCGCCGATCCCGAACAGGTCGTGACCATCGATCTGGAGGCCGAAGAGGTGCGGCGCGGCAACCATGCGCCCGTCCCGTTTGCCGTCGAGCCCTTCGCCCGTCAGTGTCTGCTGGACGGCGTCGACACCCTGGGCTGGCTCATGAAGTCCATGCCCGCCATCGAATCTTACGAACAAGCCCACTCGCCGGAGCCCGCGTGA